The region GTGCTCTTTTATTTCAGAAATATTTTCATCATTTTTTATTATCACTAGACAGAGTGCCAAATAGTTTTTCCCATCTTTTTCAAACTTTGTTTCATCAATGTAAATATTTAATGTTTCCAATTTATTTTAACTTCTTATATTCAAAATTTAATTTTTTAAAGTATTCAGGCTCAACACTTCTTGAATAAAGAAGCCAACCATTTAATCTATTATATCCCTTATCTAGATTTTCTCCATTATAATCAAAATGTTCTTCAAAACCATATTTCTTTATAAAATAAAGTTCTTGTCTTAATCTTCTTTTTATTTTTTTAGGAATTCTTGGCCTAATATCGTTTGAGATACTTAATCCGGTAACATATTGAGCCTGTCCTTGTCTATTAAAACGAGTTTTATTCTTATTAAGTTCTAATCCTTCTTTATTTAAAACTTTTTCTATATCTTCAGTTAACTTCTTATAATCAAAAATTATATTAGATGAAAAGGTTAAGTCATCTGCATATCTTGTATATATACAAGAATAGTTATCTGCTAATCTAACTAATATTTCATCAATATGATAAAAATAAATATTTGCAATTGCTGGACTTGTATTTAGTCCTTCAGCTAAAAAACCATCAATTGTACATACATCAGAGAATATCTCGGCAATATAATTATTACAGCCAAGCTTTTCAAAAACATATCTTACTTTTTCTTTTGAAACCGAAGAAAAGAATGATTTAATATCCATTTGTAATAAATACTTCTTATCTAAGTGAGCATTAGCATTAGTTAATATGCTTTTACCTTTAACAAATCCATGTGAACATTCATGAACTAAACCATCTGAATTATAATTTATCTGCATCAATAAATCTTTGTGAAAGCCTTCTATTCTATAATTTGGTTTATAAACAAGTCTATGCCCATTATTTTTAAAGCTATGTTTAGGGATTAGTAATTTCTCATAAAAGTCATCAGTTTTACCTGTAATTAAGTCAACTAATTTAAAGCCATGTATATGCATATTTTTAGCTATAGATTCTTCATCAGTTAATAAATTAAATTGAATTTTATACATACTTATTTCCTATAGAAGAGAGGTTAGAAAATACCTAAATGTGTAATTGACATAAAATCGAATACGAACTCATATTCTAAATTATTTTCTAACCAACATATTATAACTAAATTTATTTTATTTCTAGATTGATAATTCTTTAATGAAATTAATTTAAGGGGTTTTATAAGGGGTTATTTAAATTTAATATCTTAAATATACCAAAATTAGGTAAACTTTAATCCGGACACCCCACCAAATCCAAAATAATTTTTAATTTTCAAAAACTATTTTTTTGTTATTAATTATTTAGTATTGACACAAATACTACATATAAGAATTTATTTTTTATAAAATCTAATTTCTGATCATGATATCAATAAAATTAGATTATTTTAGAATTTTTATATTTACTTTATTGTATTTACAGTAGAAGAAACTGTAGAAGCAGCATCGTTTTTTAAATTATTTTCCTGAAGAGAAGACCATTCTATTATTCCAAGTAAAGCAATCATTGAAACTATAATAATTAAAAATGTAACCAAAATTCTATCCATATATTTGTCCTTAAAAATTACTTATATAATAATGGTACATTATTTATTAATTTAGACTTAATTAAATGATCTTTATATATTAATTTATAAAATAAGATTAATAATCTATATATTTCCTTCTATTTAGTAAACTTCTTAACTAATTTAATTTTACCAAACTCTACACCTGGTTGGTCATAAGTATTTATCTCTAAAAACTGTCCAACAGCAGAAGTTAATAATTCATAATAAAGAATTAGTGCTCCTACATTTTCAGATGATATTTTGTCTAAAACAATAGAATCAGCTGGTATATTTTCATCAATAATTGTTTCATATGTAGCATTGCACTCTTCATTAATAAGTTTATTAAATTTGTGACCATTTATATAATCAACTTTATCCAAATAATCTAAACTAATTTTTGGTATTTTTATTGGTTTTTTAAAATCATCTATTTTTATAACTGTAACTGTTTTATTTTTTGGTCCTTGAATAATTAATTGTAAAAATGAGTGTTGATCAACTGAACCAACTAAATGAATTGGCGTAAGTCCTACACTATTTCCAAGTTTATCAATTTTTCCTAAAGACTCTGCCCATAATTGTACATACCATTGATTAAAATATGTAAATAGAGTTGAATATGTGAACATAACATTTATAGGGAAGTTTTTTGCTGATTTTGAATAAAAGAAAGCTTTTTCTAATAACATATTTTCTTTTTTATCAAAAAAAGAATCCACATAATCCTTTGCACCTTTTAATAAACTCTTTACATCAAAATCAACTAAACATAAAGGTACAATTCCAACAGCTGATAGAACTGAAAATCTACCACCTACATTTAAAGGAATATTAAATTGCTTAATTCCATTTTTATCAGCTAGCATTGATAAAGAAGAACCCTCATCTGTAATTGCTATAAATCTTTTTTTATCTTCTTTATTTTTAAATGACAATTTATATTTTTCAAGAATATATTTAAATATTGAAGTTGTTTCAATAGTTGAACCTGATTTTGAGATAACGATAAAAAGAGCTTTGTCTTTATCAATCTTTTTTAATGTTCTAGTAATATCTAGAGGGTCTACATTTTCTAAAAAGTATAATCTTTTTTTTGTTTTTACTTGATCTCTTAGTAAATCATAAACAGCTTTAGTACCTAAAGATGAGCCACCTATTCCTATAACAACCACATCTCTTATTGAACCATCAGCTAACAATGAATTCTTTTTTTTGTATTCTTCAACTTTATCTACTAAATCAAATCCATTTTCTGGTAAATTGTAATAACCAATTTTTCCAGAACTTCTCTCTTTTTTCATTGCAGTAAAAACTTCATCAATATTTTGCTTGGCTTTTTTCCCAAGCTTTGCATCAAACTTATGTTCAAAAAATAACATTTATTCCCCTTCTTTTAATCTATGCCAATACTAGATATAGCTTCTTTACAAAGCTGCGTAATTTTATCAAATTCATTATTCTCAATTGCATCTTTAGGAACAAACCAAGTTCCACCTACGCATAGTACATTTTTTAATATTAAAAAATCATTTAAATTATTTAAATTTACCCCTCCTGTAGGGCAAAAATTCATTTTTGCAAAGGGTCCTGAAAATGCTTTTAAAATATCTACACCACCACTTAATGTTGCAGGAAATAATTTACAATAGAATATATTATTATTTTGAGCAAGCATAACTTCACTTGCTGTTGCAACTCCAGGGATAAGTGTTATATTATGTTTTAATGAAGCATCAATTAACTCTTGTGAAATACCAGGAGAAAATACAAATTTTGAGCCTGCTTCTTTTGCTTGGAGTAATTCCTCTTCATTACATACTGTACCAGCTCCTACATTTATACTAGGCATTTGTTCAGATATAAGTTTAATAGCTTTTAGTCCTGCTTCTGTTCTTAGGGTGATTTCCATAATATTTACACCACCTGCTTGCAGTGCTTTTGCTAAAGGTAAAGCATCTTTTTCATCATCTATTGCTATAACTGGAACAATAGGAGATATCCCCATTATATCTTTTGCATTCATGATCTCTCCTCTCCTACTAAATCAAAAATTGTACCACCCTCTTCTGCACTATTTACATTATCTCTAATGGTACTAAACAGTTCTCTTCCTATTCCGTGAGTATTTCCCAATAAATTAGGAGTGTATATTTCTCTTTTCTCTAACTCTTCATTGGAAA is a window of Halarcobacter sp. DNA encoding:
- a CDS encoding reverse transcriptase family protein produces the protein MYKIQFNLLTDEESIAKNMHIHGFKLVDLITGKTDDFYEKLLIPKHSFKNNGHRLVYKPNYRIEGFHKDLLMQINYNSDGLVHECSHGFVKGKSILTNANAHLDKKYLLQMDIKSFFSSVSKEKVRYVFEKLGCNNYIAEIFSDVCTIDGFLAEGLNTSPAIANIYFYHIDEILVRLADNYSCIYTRYADDLTFSSNIIFDYKKLTEDIEKVLNKEGLELNKNKTRFNRQGQAQYVTGLSISNDIRPRIPKKIKRRLRQELYFIKKYGFEEHFDYNGENLDKGYNRLNGWLLYSRSVEPEYFKKLNFEYKKLK
- a CDS encoding glucose-6-phosphate isomerase, whose amino-acid sequence is MLFFEHKFDAKLGKKAKQNIDEVFTAMKKERSSGKIGYYNLPENGFDLVDKVEEYKKKNSLLADGSIRDVVVIGIGGSSLGTKAVYDLLRDQVKTKKRLYFLENVDPLDITRTLKKIDKDKALFIVISKSGSTIETTSIFKYILEKYKLSFKNKEDKKRFIAITDEGSSLSMLADKNGIKQFNIPLNVGGRFSVLSAVGIVPLCLVDFDVKSLLKGAKDYVDSFFDKKENMLLEKAFFYSKSAKNFPINVMFTYSTLFTYFNQWYVQLWAESLGKIDKLGNSVGLTPIHLVGSVDQHSFLQLIIQGPKNKTVTVIKIDDFKKPIKIPKISLDYLDKVDYINGHKFNKLINEECNATYETIIDENIPADSIVLDKISSENVGALILYYELLTSAVGQFLEINTYDQPGVEFGKIKLVKKFTK
- the eda gene encoding bifunctional 4-hydroxy-2-oxoglutarate aldolase/2-dehydro-3-deoxy-phosphogluconate aldolase: MNAKDIMGISPIVPVIAIDDEKDALPLAKALQAGGVNIMEITLRTEAGLKAIKLISEQMPSINVGAGTVCNEEELLQAKEAGSKFVFSPGISQELIDASLKHNITLIPGVATASEVMLAQNNNIFYCKLFPATLSGGVDILKAFSGPFAKMNFCPTGGVNLNNLNDFLILKNVLCVGGTWFVPKDAIENNEFDKITQLCKEAISSIGID